The following proteins come from a genomic window of Triticum aestivum cultivar Chinese Spring chromosome 6A, IWGSC CS RefSeq v2.1, whole genome shotgun sequence:
- the LOC123131803 gene encoding pentatricopeptide repeat-containing protein At2g01860, translated as MSSPASWSPLSVLPGGSSLAPALVKTDGSKLLRSISFGRRSTSRVSCSGSSSGSFAKESPYGKQKAYEEDAPADKEKGGSEWSKDEIEAISALFARPMRRKPVKPPNPATQRPLPLPLPHKTRPPVTPAPTQHVRLASRSMFSDKVRKNPEVLIGIAKEIAALPPESDVCKVLDRWVPFLRKGSLSMTIRELGHMGLPERALQTLCWAQGQKAVPLFPDDRILASTIEVLARFDELKLESALEECVPSASRAVLEAMARGFIRAGKVGLTRKLLELARMNKRTLHPSIYAKLILEVARTPEGYGLAAALLDELGERPDFDLRQQDCTAVMKVCIKLRRYAAVESLFSWFRGSGGNPTVVMYTTVIHSRSRDGRHREALALVWEMEQANCLLDLPAYRVIVKLCVALRDPERAFRYLSRLKEAGFVPTSDIYCNLIEGYATAGRMARCRQLIREAESIGVLLDKRLISSLSEMGDRRP; from the coding sequence ATGTCATCTCCGGCGAGCTGGTCGCCGCTCTCCGTGCTGCCCGGTGGCAGTTCCCTGGCACCGGCATTGGTTAAGACGGACGGCTCCAAGTTACTTCGCAGCATAAGCTTTGGTCGTCGGTCTACCTCTCGGGTCTCTTGCTCTGGGTCATCCAGCGGAAGTTTTGCCAAGGAATCGCCATATGGTAAGCAGAAGGCATACGAAGAGGACGCCCCTGCGGATAAGGAAAAGGGTGGTTCAGAATGGAGCAAAGATGAGATTGAGGCCATCTCGGCGCTGTTTGCCCGGCCGATGCGCCGGAAGCCAGTGAAGCCGCCGAACCCGGCGACACAGAGGCCTCTCCCGCTGCCGCTGCCCCACAAGACGAGGCCACCCGTCACTCCAGCACCGACGCAGCACGTCCGGCTGGCTTCACGCTCCATGTTCAGCGACAAGGTGCGCAAGAACCCCGAGGTCCTCATTGGGATTGCCAAGGAGATCGCTGCGCTCCCGCCGGAGTCTGATGTGTGCAAAGTGCTGGACCGCTGGGTCCCCTTCCTCCGGAAAGGCTCCCTGTCCATGACCATCCGGGAGCTCGGGCACATGGGGCTTCCTGAGAGAGCGCTTCAGACACTGTGTTGGGCACAGGGGCAGAAGGCAGTGCCTCTGTTCCCTGATGACCGGATCCTCGCTTCGACCATCGAGGTTTTGGCGCGCTTCGACGAGCTGAAGTTGGAGTCTGCGCTTGAGGAGTGCGTCCCCTCGGCGAGCCGCGCTGTCCTCGAAGCCATGGCGAGGGGGTTCATCAGGGCTGGCAAAGTAGGCCTGACACGCAAGCTCCTTGAACTTGCTAGGATGAACAAGAGGACACTGCACCCAAGCATCTACGCGAAGCTGATTCTGGAGGTTGCCCGGACACCTGAAGGCTATGGGCTCGCTGCTGCACTGCTTGATGAGCTCGGTGAGAGGCCAGATTTTGACCTGCGACAGCAGGACTGCACAGCTGTCATGAAGGTCTGCATAAAGCTCAGGCGGTATGCAGCCGTGGAGAGCCTGTTCAGCTGGTTCAGAGGGTCTGGCGGGAACCCAACTGTTGTGATGTACACTACAGTGATCCACAGCCGCTCCCGTGATGGGAGGCACCGAGAGGCGTTGGCCCTGGTTTGGGAAATGGAACAGGCAAACTGTCTTCTTGACCTGCCGGCGTACCGGGTCATCGTGAAGCTGTGTGTGGCATTGCGTGATCCAGAAAGGGCTTTTCGGTACCTCTCGAGGTTGAAGGAGGCTGGATTCGTTCCGACCAGTGACATATACTGTAATTTGATTGAAGGCTATGCCACAGCAGGGAGGATGGCCAGGTGCCGGCAGCTGATCAGGGAGGCTGAGTCAATCGGCGTGTTGCTAGACAAGAGGCTGATCTCAAGCTTGTCTGAGATGGGTGATAGACGTCCTTGA